In Chitinophagales bacterium, the following are encoded in one genomic region:
- the trmD gene encoding tRNA (guanosine(37)-N1)-methyltransferase TrmD encodes MRFDVITIHPELLIGPFDHSILKRAQEKQLLEVVVHNLRDFTVDKHKQVDDYQYGGGAGMVMTVEPVARCIESLKSERNYDDVIYMSPDGHLVNQGIINKLSLCENIIILCGHYKGVDQRIRDHFITREISIGNYVLSGGELPAAVLIDAVGRLLPGVLNDESSALFDSFQDNLLAPPVYTRPEEFNGWKVPDVLLSGNLKKIEEWRYQESLKRTKEQRPDMLE; translated from the coding sequence ATGAGATTTGACGTTATCACAATACACCCTGAACTTCTGATAGGTCCATTCGACCATTCTATACTAAAGCGTGCTCAGGAAAAACAATTATTGGAGGTAGTTGTTCATAATCTGCGTGATTTTACTGTAGATAAGCATAAGCAGGTGGACGATTACCAGTATGGAGGAGGGGCAGGTATGGTGATGACAGTCGAACCCGTAGCCCGGTGTATTGAATCATTAAAATCAGAGCGCAATTATGATGATGTTATTTATATGTCTCCCGATGGCCATCTGGTAAATCAAGGTATTATCAATAAGCTTTCGCTTTGTGAAAATATTATTATTCTGTGTGGTCACTATAAAGGTGTAGACCAGCGAATCAGGGATCATTTTATTACCAGGGAAATATCCATCGGTAATTATGTTCTAAGCGGTGGAGAGCTTCCTGCAGCAGTCTTAATAGATGCGGTTGGAAGATTGCTTCCCGGAGTTCTAAATGATGAATCATCGGCTCTGTTTGATTCATTCCAGGATAATTTATTAGCGCCACCTGTTTATACCCGCCCCGAAGAATTTAATGGATGGAAAGTTCCGGACGTTTTGCTTTCAGGTAACCTCAAAAAAATCGAGGAGTGGCGATACCAGGAATCTTTAAAACGTACTAAAGAGCAGCGTCCGGATATGCTTGAATAA
- a CDS encoding ATP-binding cassette domain-containing protein, producing MAEKLNNIPESSKVKITRENLKEALILFKYLKPYKWKFILGLVFIAFSAFSTSIFPFLIGKMIDAASPGSSSLSANTSVIQSFGFNIQQISWSLNTIIFLIFIQLSVQMIFSFMRVYLLTEVGEKSLADMRRDVYKKLLSMPMSFFTEKRVGELSSRISSDLSQIQDALSFTLAEFLRGIFTLLIGLLFIFLISTKLALVMLSVVPVIAILAVFFGKRIRKMSKRAQDQLAESGTIVQETFQGISIVKAFTSEYFEINRYTKSILSVVETAIRNARFRGAFISFMIFSVFGTIAFVMWYGANMIKDGELTTGLLTMFVIFSVFVGGTFAGFADMFSQLQKTLGATHSVREILRDNGEEVDLENEEIDPFYLLQGQVRFDRVKFSYPSRPDITVLKNISLTAEPGEVVAIVGSSGAGKSTIASLLMRFYEPGEGRIVFDERPASAFPLSQLRRQIAFVPQDIILFGGSIRENIAYGKPGAPDKEILTAAQKANADEFVNRFPEGYETIVGERGVKLSGGQRQRIAIARAILKDPAILILDEATSSLDSESEQLVQEALEQLMKNRTSFIIAHRLSTIRNADKIIVLEKGIVVETGKHEDLMMNRKGIYRRLNEMQFEFSV from the coding sequence ATGGCAGAAAAATTAAACAATATTCCCGAGTCGTCTAAAGTAAAGATCACGCGTGAAAATTTGAAGGAAGCATTAATTCTTTTCAAATATTTAAAGCCCTACAAATGGAAGTTTATTCTGGGGTTGGTATTTATTGCTTTTTCAGCTTTTTCAACAAGTATATTCCCATTCCTTATTGGAAAAATGATAGATGCCGCTTCACCAGGCTCTTCATCCCTTTCCGCTAATACATCTGTTATTCAAAGTTTTGGTTTTAACATACAGCAGATCAGCTGGAGTTTGAACACCATCATTTTTCTCATCTTTATACAGCTTTCGGTACAGATGATATTTTCTTTTATGCGGGTATACCTGCTTACGGAAGTTGGAGAAAAATCATTGGCAGATATGCGAAGGGATGTATATAAAAAATTATTAAGCATGCCTATGAGTTTTTTTACTGAAAAACGGGTAGGTGAACTGAGCAGCCGTATTTCTTCAGACCTTTCTCAGATTCAGGATGCGCTATCGTTTACACTTGCAGAGTTTCTAAGGGGAATTTTTACACTTCTTATTGGCCTGCTGTTTATTTTTCTTATTAGTACAAAACTGGCACTTGTAATGCTATCGGTGGTACCGGTAATTGCGATTCTCGCTGTTTTTTTTGGCAAGCGAATCAGGAAGATGTCTAAAAGAGCCCAGGATCAGCTGGCGGAAAGCGGAACTATTGTGCAGGAAACTTTCCAGGGTATTTCAATAGTCAAAGCTTTTACAAGTGAATACTTCGAAATAAACCGTTATACAAAAAGCATTCTTTCAGTGGTGGAAACGGCTATCAGGAATGCACGGTTCCGGGGTGCCTTTATATCATTTATGATCTTTAGTGTCTTTGGGACTATAGCGTTTGTAATGTGGTATGGAGCCAATATGATAAAAGACGGAGAGTTAACAACAGGTTTGCTGACCATGTTTGTCATCTTCTCTGTTTTTGTGGGAGGAACCTTTGCAGGTTTTGCAGATATGTTCAGCCAGTTGCAGAAAACGTTGGGTGCTACCCATAGTGTCAGGGAAATCCTACGCGATAATGGGGAAGAAGTGGATTTAGAAAATGAGGAGATTGATCCCTTTTACCTTTTGCAGGGGCAAGTCCGTTTTGACCGTGTTAAATTTTCTTACCCTTCAAGGCCTGATATTACTGTATTGAAAAATATTTCTCTTACGGCAGAACCGGGTGAAGTGGTGGCTATTGTAGGCTCCAGTGGTGCAGGAAAAAGTACGATTGCATCCCTGTTAATGCGTTTCTATGAGCCCGGCGAAGGAAGAATAGTTTTCGATGAAAGGCCTGCATCTGCATTTCCTTTAAGCCAGTTGCGAAGGCAAATTGCATTTGTTCCCCAGGACATAATTTTATTTGGAGGAAGCATACGTGAAAATATAGCCTACGGTAAACCCGGCGCGCCTGATAAGGAAATACTAACTGCAGCACAAAAGGCAAATGCTGATGAATTTGTTAACCGTTTTCCGGAGGGATACGAAACCATAGTTGGAGAACGCGGAGTGAAGCTTTCGGGGGGCCAGCGGCAACGCATTGCCATTGCACGCGCCATCTTAAAAGATCCTGCTATACTGATCCTTGATGAAGCCACCAGCAGCTTGGATAGTGAAAGTGAGCAATTGGTTCAGGAAGCACTGGAGCAGCTGATGAAAAACCGTACTTCTTTTATTATTGCACACCGCCTTTCCACTATCCGCAATGCGGATAAAATTATAGTGCTGGAAAAAGGTATAGTAGTGGAGACAGGCAAACACGAAGATTTAATGATGAACAGAAAGGGTATTTACCGAAGGCTGAATGAAATGCAATTTGAATTCAGCGTATAA
- a CDS encoding DUF3943 domain-containing protein, whose amino-acid sequence MTKFISAGILMLVLFTVTSVYGQSQTCTDTFSKRLELFRKATNTANGNAAFSWKSSGFTTSHKASPVSFPNDTLPLPQYNPLRDDDPLYNRRYPLWIPIAEVPLTNGLIWSFDRYIFNDKFAYINGETIKNNFKNGWEWDTDDFPTNFSLHPYTGSIYYNAARSNGYNFYQSVPFVLGGSLMWELFMENTKPSYNDLINTTVSGIFLGEVIYRLSSSILDDRKTGKARLIREIACAVIDPARGFNRVIQGKASRVTMQDVYQKEPLFLTIAGGLRQVNNGTNITTGAISALLDFDFIYGNPFELRLRKPFDFFHLRTDLNFGNTKAIVNNVIGEGFLFGTNTNDKNKMKMLVGAFQHYDYWNTDSFEIGTIGFGGGVVSRMAIFKNCRFQNQLYLALVPLGASNSRKVQKGDINFDYKNYTFSGGAQIKFQSNLNFGHGQLAAAYYLYWLHTFVGRQGNNLLGIFQPSIRIKLYHTLNVGYEYLWYLRDDYRKNARTLHVRTGEQRLFLLFDFENF is encoded by the coding sequence GTGACAAAATTTATTTCTGCAGGTATTTTAATGTTGGTGCTTTTTACAGTGACTTCTGTTTATGGACAATCACAAACGTGTACCGATACTTTCAGTAAACGTTTAGAATTATTCAGAAAAGCTACAAATACAGCAAACGGCAACGCGGCATTTTCATGGAAGAGCTCCGGTTTTACCACATCACATAAAGCATCACCCGTTTCTTTTCCGAACGATACCTTACCGCTTCCCCAATATAACCCTTTACGCGATGATGATCCGCTGTATAACAGACGCTACCCGCTGTGGATTCCTATAGCAGAAGTACCGTTAACCAATGGCTTAATATGGTCCTTTGACAGGTATATTTTTAACGATAAGTTCGCATATATAAACGGTGAAACAATCAAAAACAATTTTAAAAATGGATGGGAATGGGATACAGACGACTTCCCTACTAATTTTTCGCTGCATCCTTACACGGGAAGTATTTATTATAATGCAGCGCGATCTAATGGATACAATTTTTATCAGTCCGTTCCCTTTGTTTTGGGGGGCAGCCTTATGTGGGAGTTGTTTATGGAAAATACAAAGCCATCTTACAACGATTTAATAAATACCACAGTAAGCGGGATATTCCTTGGTGAAGTGATTTACCGTCTGAGCTCAAGCATCCTGGATGACCGTAAAACAGGGAAGGCAAGATTGATAAGAGAAATTGCCTGCGCCGTAATTGACCCGGCAAGGGGCTTTAACCGGGTTATACAGGGAAAAGCTTCGCGGGTTACAATGCAGGATGTATACCAGAAAGAACCTCTTTTTCTAACAATTGCAGGTGGCTTACGTCAGGTAAATAATGGAACCAACATAACAACCGGAGCAATAAGCGCTTTGCTAGATTTCGATTTTATTTATGGGAATCCATTTGAATTAAGATTGAGAAAACCTTTTGACTTTTTTCACCTGCGAACCGATTTAAACTTTGGAAATACAAAAGCAATAGTTAATAATGTGATTGGAGAAGGATTTTTATTTGGTACAAATACCAATGATAAAAATAAGATGAAAATGCTGGTTGGGGCCTTTCAGCATTATGATTATTGGAATACCGACAGCTTTGAAATCGGAACAATAGGATTTGGAGGAGGTGTCGTTTCGAGGATGGCCATTTTTAAAAATTGCCGTTTTCAAAATCAACTTTATCTGGCACTGGTACCTTTGGGAGCAAGCAATTCACGGAAAGTACAGAAAGGGGATATTAATTTTGACTATAAAAACTATACTTTTTCCGGAGGGGCGCAAATAAAATTTCAAAGCAATTTGAATTTTGGCCATGGCCAGCTAGCAGCTGCATATTACCTCTACTGGCTTCATACATTCGTCGGTAGACAGGGAAATAATTTGTTGGGGATCTTCCAGCCAAGTATTAGAATCAAGCTTTATCACACTCTGAATGTCGGCTATGAATATCTATGGTATCTCAGGGATGATTATCGCAAGAATGCCCGTACCCTGCACGTGCGCACAGGAGAACAGCGCCTTTTCTTACTTTTCGACTTTGAGAATTTTTAA
- a CDS encoding pyruvate dehydrogenase complex E1 component subunit beta, with translation METRKIPFRQALREALIEEMRRDPKVFLMGEEVAEYNGAYKVSQGMLDEFGPGRVIDTPISELGFAGIGVGAAMNGTRPVIEFMTWNFAVLAFDQLVNSAAKILSMSGGQFNIPMVFRGPSASAGQLGAQHSQSFENWMANVPGLKVISVSNPYDAKGLLKSAIRDDDPVCFFESEVMYGDVGEVPEEEYLIPIGKANVVREGKDVTIVSYNKMIKVALAAAEELGKENIEAEVIDLRTIRPLDYSTVVNSVRKTNRLVILEEAWPFGSVTSELAFQIQKHAFDYLDAPIKRITTLDTSLAYAPPFVQAFLPNQEKVIKVVKEALYLN, from the coding sequence ATGGAAACGAGGAAAATCCCTTTTCGCCAGGCATTGCGGGAGGCTTTAATTGAAGAGATGCGCCGCGATCCGAAGGTTTTTTTAATGGGGGAGGAAGTTGCTGAATATAATGGTGCCTATAAGGTAAGCCAGGGTATGCTTGATGAATTCGGACCGGGCCGTGTTATTGATACACCAATTTCTGAATTGGGATTCGCAGGTATAGGTGTAGGAGCAGCTATGAATGGAACAAGGCCTGTTATTGAATTTATGACCTGGAATTTCGCTGTGCTTGCCTTTGATCAGCTGGTAAATTCCGCAGCAAAAATTCTTTCTATGTCAGGTGGTCAGTTTAACATCCCAATGGTTTTCCGGGGTCCTTCTGCATCCGCAGGACAGTTGGGTGCTCAGCATTCTCAAAGCTTCGAAAACTGGATGGCAAACGTACCTGGATTAAAAGTGATTTCGGTATCGAATCCTTACGATGCAAAGGGACTATTAAAGAGTGCGATTCGAGACGATGATCCGGTCTGTTTCTTTGAATCGGAAGTGATGTACGGTGACGTGGGAGAAGTTCCGGAAGAAGAATATTTAATTCCGATCGGTAAGGCAAATGTGGTACGTGAAGGAAAAGACGTAACTATCGTATCGTATAATAAGATGATAAAGGTAGCTCTGGCTGCCGCGGAGGAATTGGGCAAGGAAAATATAGAAGCGGAAGTAATTGATTTAAGAACCATACGGCCCCTGGACTACAGTACAGTTGTTAATTCAGTCAGGAAAACTAACAGATTGGTAATCCTTGAAGAAGCATGGCCTTTTGGATCTGTAACTTCTGAACTTGCATTTCAAATTCAGAAGCACGCTTTTGATTATCTCGATGCACCAATAAAACGCATCACAACATTAGATACATCTCTAGCTTATGCTCCTCCTTTTGTTCAGGCATTTTTACCAAATCAGGAAAAAGTAATTAAAGTGGTTAAAGAAGCACTTTATTTAAACTAA
- a CDS encoding sugar kinase: protein MTLLQSLQKTFLPSAPKPSSLIVVGTVAFDSIETPFGKSERIIGGAATYISLAASYFIKNIQLVSVVGGDFPRQEIAAMNARGIQTEGLQIKENEKSFFWKGSYHLDMNTRDTLVTDLNVLATFDPVVPDSYQNSDFLMLGNLTPSIQISVINRLKKRPKLIVLDTMNFWIEHNRQELFEVFTMIDVLTINDAEARELSGEYSLVKAARKILDMGPKYLIIKKGEHGALLFHENNVFFAPALPLEEVFDPTGAGDAFAGGFIGYLSRTNDISYDNMKRSIIYGSAMASFCVEKFGTERLTDLTEEDIEERVQDFVDLVQFDISLVE from the coding sequence ATGACGTTATTACAATCTCTTCAAAAAACTTTTTTACCATCAGCGCCAAAGCCATCATCCTTAATAGTAGTCGGAACAGTCGCTTTTGACTCTATTGAAACTCCATTTGGAAAATCAGAGCGCATTATTGGAGGTGCAGCAACCTATATTTCGCTCGCTGCTTCGTATTTTATAAAAAACATTCAGCTTGTTTCTGTAGTCGGGGGTGATTTTCCCAGGCAGGAAATTGCAGCAATGAATGCACGCGGGATTCAGACAGAAGGACTACAGATTAAAGAAAATGAAAAATCCTTTTTCTGGAAAGGATCGTATCATCTTGACATGAATACTCGTGATACACTGGTAACAGATTTAAATGTTCTGGCAACCTTTGATCCTGTAGTTCCGGATAGTTACCAAAATAGTGATTTTTTAATGCTAGGGAATTTGACTCCATCTATACAGATATCTGTAATAAACAGGCTAAAAAAGCGTCCTAAATTAATTGTGCTTGATACCATGAATTTTTGGATCGAACATAACCGGCAAGAACTTTTTGAAGTATTTACTATGATTGATGTACTTACTATTAACGATGCGGAGGCGCGCGAGTTGAGCGGCGAATATTCGTTAGTTAAAGCAGCAAGAAAGATACTGGACATGGGCCCTAAATATCTTATAATTAAAAAAGGGGAACACGGTGCGTTACTCTTCCATGAGAACAATGTATTCTTTGCTCCCGCACTACCATTGGAAGAAGTATTTGACCCAACCGGGGCCGGAGATGCGTTCGCAGGTGGGTTTATCGGCTACCTGTCCCGTACAAATGATATTTCTTACGACAATATGAAACGCTCAATTATTTATGGTTCTGCAATGGCGTCTTTTTGTGTCGAGAAATTTGGAACCGAGCGGCTGACGGACTTAACGGAAGAAGATATTGAAGAACGTGTGCAGGATTTCGTAGACCTGGTACAGTTCGATATTTCCCTTGTAGAATAA
- a CDS encoding aspartate-semialdehyde dehydrogenase, whose protein sequence is MKIAVIGATGLVGTTMLKVLEERDFSMVELIPVASERSAGKEITFGGSKHILVEIKEAVQKHPDIALFSAGSAVSKEWAPVFASSGTTVIDNSSWWRMDLDIPLIVPEINGDILTENNKIIANPNCSTIQMVLVLNPLHKKYSIKRIVVSTYQSVTGTGFKAVKQLLQERSGNKDKSVYPHQIDMNCFPHIDVFVENDYTREEIKMVNETRKIMRAPQIQISATAVRIPVIGGHSESVNVEFENDFELNEVYSILSNSPGVIVQDNPPNNFYPMPVSAEGKDDVFVGRIRRDISQPNTLNCWIVADNLRKGAATNAVQIAEYLLSKNLIRVNKAVENIA, encoded by the coding sequence ATGAAGATTGCAGTAATCGGCGCAACAGGTTTAGTTGGAACCACCATGCTAAAAGTACTGGAGGAAAGAGATTTTTCTATGGTTGAATTAATTCCCGTTGCATCAGAGCGATCTGCAGGAAAGGAAATTACATTTGGCGGATCGAAACACATCCTTGTTGAAATTAAAGAAGCTGTTCAAAAACACCCTGACATTGCTTTATTTTCAGCAGGTTCAGCAGTATCGAAAGAATGGGCACCAGTTTTTGCTTCTTCAGGAACCACTGTGATAGATAATTCATCCTGGTGGAGAATGGATCTTGATATTCCTTTGATTGTTCCGGAAATCAATGGCGATATTTTAACTGAAAATAATAAGATTATTGCAAACCCCAACTGCTCTACGATTCAAATGGTGTTGGTGCTCAATCCTCTTCATAAAAAGTATTCTATAAAAAGAATTGTTGTTTCCACCTATCAATCGGTAACCGGCACTGGTTTTAAAGCTGTAAAACAACTTCTGCAGGAGCGCAGTGGAAATAAAGACAAGTCAGTATACCCTCATCAGATCGATATGAATTGCTTTCCCCACATCGATGTATTCGTCGAAAATGATTATACCAGGGAAGAGATAAAGATGGTGAATGAAACGCGGAAAATTATGAGGGCACCTCAGATCCAAATATCCGCTACAGCAGTTCGGATTCCAGTAATTGGTGGCCACTCTGAAAGCGTAAATGTTGAATTCGAAAATGATTTTGAGTTGAATGAAGTATATTCTATTTTGTCGAATTCACCCGGAGTAATAGTCCAGGACAATCCTCCAAATAACTTTTATCCAATGCCGGTTTCTGCCGAAGGCAAGGATGATGTATTTGTAGGAAGAATACGCCGTGATATTTCCCAACCAAATACATTGAATTGCTGGATAGTGGCTGATAATCTTCGGAAAGGCGCTGCAACAAATGCAGTACAAATTGCTGAATATCTTCTTTCAAAAAATTTAATAAGAGTAAATAAAGCAGTCGAAAATATTGCCTGA
- a CDS encoding T9SS type A sorting domain-containing protein has protein sequence MKHQLSFYLMIIVMMQKLSAQVWRPLGDGVNGFVNALCVDSQSNLLYVGGDFVRVGDDLNVENLAVWDGTAWHTTAELPHAVNDLKYYHGKIYAALDDGLVGYIQDDRFVIVGSFSGTVNTLGVWKDILYAGGYFNTSYNENKDVTVNHIARFDSVFEWHALGDGISQGADPNVKRIYNYNGNLIAGGRFEKAGDSVVNNIARWDGIKWHSLSSGVIIPNDDYGAYVDALDTFQNELIVGGDFKQAGEIEAHSLATWSGYTWDTLARIRTVEVNVVYSANGVLYVSGDLKQPIMVWDGIEWSDLNWGGAGAIFSNVSYLGDLYVGGWFTGINDSLNGAAYLDYTITENLCTTPYKGQVSEITASSATVSWKDSSTMPTGYRIYYKVKNTNGWQKAHSAINSKTLKGLSAGTTYSWMVGSKCDTAHSSFSARFEFTTLSEKESLLEDPSQFNFSIFPNPNNGQIKIAVTSGSSSPIILKIYDMTGRVVYADEWIKEGSNDKSLDLSTLPPGIYSMQLICNNQEAIRKMFLIK, from the coding sequence ATGAAACATCAATTGTCTTTTTACCTGATGATTATCGTGATGATGCAGAAATTGTCCGCACAGGTCTGGCGACCTTTGGGAGATGGAGTAAATGGTTTTGTGAATGCATTGTGTGTAGACTCTCAATCGAACCTTTTATATGTAGGTGGTGATTTTGTGCGTGTCGGTGATGATTTGAATGTGGAAAACCTTGCTGTTTGGGATGGCACTGCATGGCATACCACTGCGGAATTACCACATGCGGTGAATGATCTTAAGTACTACCATGGAAAAATTTATGCAGCGTTGGATGATGGTTTAGTAGGTTATATTCAAGATGACCGGTTTGTAATTGTAGGGTCTTTTAGCGGTACTGTGAATACACTTGGCGTTTGGAAAGATATCTTATATGCGGGAGGTTATTTTAATACTTCTTACAACGAAAACAAAGATGTAACAGTCAATCACATTGCCCGGTTTGACAGTGTTTTTGAATGGCATGCATTGGGAGATGGTATTAGCCAAGGAGCTGATCCTAATGTGAAGAGAATCTATAACTATAATGGAAATTTAATTGCCGGTGGAAGATTTGAAAAAGCAGGAGATAGCGTTGTAAATAATATAGCGAGATGGGATGGAATAAAATGGCATTCGCTAAGCAGTGGGGTTATTATTCCTAATGATGACTATGGTGCTTATGTCGATGCATTGGATACATTTCAAAATGAGTTGATTGTTGGCGGTGATTTTAAACAGGCGGGTGAGATAGAAGCGCACAGCCTTGCCACATGGTCAGGTTATACTTGGGATACTCTTGCCAGAATTCGTACTGTAGAAGTCAATGTGGTTTATAGCGCCAATGGAGTTTTATATGTTTCCGGAGATTTGAAACAACCTATAATGGTTTGGGATGGAATTGAGTGGAGTGATTTGAATTGGGGAGGTGCTGGAGCAATTTTTAGTAATGTCAGCTATTTAGGTGACTTATATGTGGGAGGGTGGTTTACTGGAATTAACGATAGTTTAAATGGCGCTGCTTACCTGGACTATACTATCACCGAGAATCTATGTACTACACCGTATAAAGGTCAGGTCAGTGAGATTACTGCTTCTTCCGCTACGGTTTCCTGGAAGGATTCCTCCACCATGCCTACAGGATACCGTATTTACTACAAAGTAAAAAACACCAATGGTTGGCAGAAGGCGCATTCTGCAATCAACAGCAAAACATTAAAAGGGTTATCTGCCGGCACCACATATTCCTGGATGGTGGGTTCTAAATGTGATACAGCCCATTCTTCCTTTTCTGCACGGTTTGAGTTTACAACACTGTCCGAAAAAGAATCTTTATTAGAAGATCCTTCTCAGTTTAATTTCTCTATATTTCCCAACCCTAATAACGGGCAAATCAAGATAGCAGTAACTTCAGGCAGCAGCAGTCCCATCATACTGAAAATATATGATATGACAGGAAGAGTTGTTTACGCTGATGAGTGGATAAAGGAAGGCTCTAATGATAAATCACTTGATCTTTCAACACTCCCGCCAGGAATTTATTCTATGCAACTGATCTGCAATAACCAGGAAGCAATCCGGAAGATGTTTTTGATAAAATAG